The DNA segment TGATTTGGGTTCAGTTGTTTCTGTCCATCCTTCTAGCCATCCATCCTTGCACTCACTCGTACATTCATATATCAAcaacattttattgtttgttaTATGCCAGGCACCAGGGATATGATATTGAAAGGAGACTAGGGCCTGGCCTCCATTACACTCCAATAGGGAAAACAGTCACCAACCATAGTGATGGGAACCATGACTAGCACTAGGTGGGCCTGTGAAAGAAACTGATCTGGGAGCCCAGGCCAGGGAGGCTACCCTGAGAAGCGAAGAGTGAAGCTGCAACCTGGTGGGGAGCAGAGGGCTGCAGGCTCCAGGCAGATGCATGGCTGGGGAGCTTCATGCGGAATGAGGCAGGAAAGGGAGGTTGGGGCCACAACTGAGAGCAAAGCGAAGCCACAGTGGGGTGACAGGAGCAGACTTTGATTTCTAAGCTGTTGGTCTGGCCACAGCTGGCAGAACAGAATGAAGGGGGCCAGAGAGGATGGGAGAAGGGAATGCTGCACTTGTTCGGTGAGAGGCTGGTGCAGGCAGCCAGTACAAGGCAACGGGAGGCAGCGCCACAGGGCTCAATCTTGCTTTGCGTCACCGGCTCTTTGACCCTGGGTCCTGTCTTGAACTTCTTCGGGAAAATGTCCTTGTGTATACAATGGGGCCACCCCTCTACCAGGCTGTTGTGTGGATTAAGTGCAATCGTAACTGAAAAGTgcccaggccaggctcagtggctcactcctgtaatcccaacactttgggaggccgaggcgggcagatcacctgaggtcaggagttagagaccagcctggccaatatggtgaaatcccatctctactaaaaatacaaaaattagccgggcatggtggtgcacgcctgtagtccaggccactcgggagactgaggcaggagaattgcttgaactcaggaggtggaggttgcagtaagctgagattgtgccactgcactccagcctgggcgacagagcgagactccatctccaaaaaaaaaaaaaaaaaaaaaaaaaaagtgcccagAGGGTCTGGCCTGAGTCAGTGTTTAGTACATGGCAACTCTCCATCTTTAAGGTTTTGCTTTATGGTTTTGCCGGCTCCTGAAAACCTGGTCGTGCAGGGGCCatgtttgtgttttctgtagctggcctccttcctccctttaagcattgcatgtgtgtgtgtttccagaaCTATGCATTTAAGAACCCATCTGCATCCCCATCATCTGCTCAGATCTTGGTTGTGGCAGATGACCCCCTGCCAGCCCCTGCCCATGCTTCTCCCTTCACCGTGCTGTGGAAATCTGGTCTGTGATGGAGGCTCTAGTCCCTGGGCCCTCCCTGACCTCCACACAGAGGCAGTGCCCCCCAAGGGTGAAAGGCTTCCATTCGGGGTGCTGGCCTGTGGATTCTGAGCAGAGCCTCTATCCCACACATTTCAACTCAATCTCGAAGCATAAAAGGATATTATATAAGCTTCAATTAATGCACAGCCCTCAACAGATCAGTTCTTAGAATTTTTcctgcccttaggcagatctgcTCCTGGTGAGCAGCTTTAATCTGgctttaaaaattacttctgaTGAATAATCAAAGAGATTGCTGGTGCCCAGCTTATGCTAAATAAACCAATGTCTGGGTTCTTATTTGGGAGGAGTTGTTGTGTGTCCCATACTCCATGGAAAATTTGTTCCTGGTTGCTTTCTGATAAGACCGCACAAGTTTACAAGATGCCAAAATAGAATTTATCATCTTGTTCCAGATGGTAACGACTTCAGCCAGCCTGAAGGGAAGCCACATTCTTTCCTAAGTTAGCAGTTCCTGTCAGAGGCATGGACAAGAAAGTGGCTTCGTTTATTTCCAGCTTGATAAAGCCGACATAAATAGGAGCACTTCATTTCTGAATTACACACCATTACTCTTATCACATACTAAACTGTTTGACTTCAGTTAATGGGTGGGACATAATGAAATGTAAAGTGCTTGTTACAAGGAAAATTGCCAGGTCCAGATGCTGAGCAGcgaagggagggggaggaggcatCGGGTTTCGTTCTGGACCTGGTGCTTTCCAGAAAGCCAGGCCAAGACACTTTATCCAAACCCCAAGTAGTTTTCCAGATGTCAGCCCGCTCAGGCCAGGGCTCTCCATGGGCCCATCTGTCTTCCGTGACCATTTGTGAATCGGAGGGTTTTATATAATTTACCCtctgagttttctcttttttggccTACTCAGCTCTGCTTTTGGGTCAGAAAATGCAAATCTGGTTGAGACAGTAGCCAGCTCTCTTTTGGGTCCTCAGGCACCATTCCCATGACCTATGTGCAGGAACAGGCGTTAGATAAAGATGAGTGCAGGGGTGGTGCTATGTACATGCCTCCTTCAGGGATGTCAAATGACGCCGCGTGTACTTCAGAGGTGAGGAGCAGGACAGAGAGGCTGGAATGGGGCTGGGGGAAGACGCTCTTGCCTTCCTtggaagtttttatttattctgcatAGCAGAGTGAATAAGAAGATTGTGTCCAGTGGAATCAGATGTCCACGTTGAGACCCATGCTTAGCCTCTGTTCTCCAGGGTTCTCATCTGCAAATGGCATGGGTGGTACCCACCTTGCACAGCTGTTGGCAGggctaaatgagataatccacacAAAGCACTGAGGCCTAGTGAATTTCATCTGTTATTATTTTCCCagctttttgttttggaaaaattgAAACCTCAAAAATGTTGAAAGGATGGGACAGTAAATACCCACCTGTCTATGGTATTAGTCTGCTCGGGCTGCCATAAGAGAACACCACAACTTGAGTGacttaaaatacagaaatgtattttctcctggttctggaggctggaagtcctgGTCAGGGTGCTGGTGgagttggtttctggtgaggcctttcTTCCCAGCTTGCAGAAGACACCTGCTCTTTGTGTTCTCACATAGCTTTTCCTTTGTGTATCTGCattcctggtgtctcttcctttccttttttttttttttttgtttttttgttttgagacagagtctcactctgttgcccaggctggagtgcagtgacatgttctcagctcactgcagcctcaacctccggcactcaagtgatcctcccacgtcagcctcctgagtagctgggactacaggtgtgcaccaccatgcccagttgatttttatatttctttttagagatggagttttgccatgttgcccaggctggtcttgaacacctgagctcaagcgatctgcctgcctcagcctcccaaaatgttgggattacaggtgtgagccacgcacccggcctcttcctcttcttatagagAACACCAGTCCTATCAGATTAGGGCCTCACTACTATAACTTCACTTAATCCCAGCTGCCTCCTTAAAGtgcctgtctccaaatacagtcacattgggggttagggcttcaacatatggatttgagGGGGGCACAGTTCAGCTCAtagcacacattttaaaaatttaacagtaATGCACTTCACCACCTCACTGTATGCATCCCTCATGTATGAATGCATGTGCACTGCCTGGTGTGGAAAACTGGAATTTTGGTAGCGGACATTGAGAGGAGAATCTTTCCACTAGCCCCCTCCAGAACGCTGTGGGCTTATGTGTATGtgaatatgtgtgcatgtaaCAAACAGTTACAAAAAGATTCCATAAATTTTCCTTTGATATTTCCCCTAtaataactttaaagaaaatggTAAAAGCTTTAGAAAAACCATACTTATGTTAACTTTGTCTTGAGGAATTTCTCTTGTTACTAGAATATATATGATCATAACAAGTATATAGAATcacaattatgtaaaaataacaaGAATTGTACCCCCAAACAATTGTGTAggaaaaatcaggaaattcacTAGAACTCTGAAAGTGGCAAGCATGTAGcagtattttttctgatttttttttcctacgtTTTCCAAACTTTGTGTTGgccacatattatttttaaaattaaaaattgcacaGCATTgactaggcgcagtggctcacgcctgtaatcccagcactttgggaggctgaggcgggcagatcacgaggtcaggagatcgagaccatcctggctaacatggtgaaaccccatctctactaaaactacaaaaaaaaaaaaaaaattagctgggcgtggtggcgggcgtctgcagtccccagctacccgggaggctgaggcaggagaatggcgtgaacccaggaggcagagcttgcagtgagccgagatcgcaccactgcaccccagcctgggcgacagagtgagactccatctcaaaaaaaaaaaaaaaaaaaaaaaaccacacagcaTTAAAACTGTGTAGAATTGAGCAACATAGTCCAAATACATCATGTAATAAGCCATTTTATAATAACTGGACAGTTAGTTATCTGTAGCAAGTTCAAAATTCAGAGCCAAGTTCCCCCAAGTTCCCTGAGTGTTTCACTTTTTTTCGCCACACATCACTCAGATAAGTGTTCAAGTTAAGACAAATATGGGTATGAAGGTGATTCAGCTCCCAAGAGTTATACATAGGTCACGTGCTGAAATTCCATAGCCAAATATAAATGATTTTGGGGTTATGCCTGTCCCTGTCTCACCTGTTAAATGTGAAGAATCAAGTTAACTATTATCAGGAATCGCTCTTTATTTCAAAGCCTGGCTTTGCCAACTTGTGCTTTTTCCTGAACATCTAAGGATCCCCGGGGGTGCTGGAGACCTGCCTGTAATCTTCACAGGACTGGTTCAAATCCCCTATCATGATTTACTCTTATTAACAACTTTCTGAGTTgtcagcacggtggctcacgcctataattccagcactttgggaggctgaggtgggaaaattgcttgagtttgagaccagcctgagcaacatagcaagaccccatctctacaaaaaatttaaaaattagctgggtgtggtggtgcaaacctgtggtcccagctacttgggaggttgaggtgggaggattgcttgagccgaggaggccgaagctgcagtaagctatcattgtgccactgcacctcagcctgggtgacagggcaagaccctgtctcaaacaaacaaacaaacaaaacctttttgGGTTTCCCACATTTTATACTATTATAAATGAGTTGCCACATTTCTCTATTCACTGCTGACCAGCATGGAAGGCCCACACTGAGTGTTTGAGATACCCTGCAGTGGTTTTTGGGGGAAACGAGGGCATGCATAATGGTTATGGGAGGAGTGCAGGGGGCTCTCACAGAGAGGAATGAGCTGCATGAGGATGCTGTGTCTGTGGTTAGGGCACTTGGTGCCCTTTTGTGGGGGTGGGTTGGGGGGTGACCTGCCTGCAGTGTGGCTCTGTCCTTGGCATCCATGATAACCAATGAAACATTAAATGTTTTCAGCATTGGCAGCGTTGGGCTTGGAGGCTTCTGCACCGCTTCTGAGAGTTCTGCCAGCCTGGATCCATGCCTTGTGTCCCCAGAGGTGACTGAGCCAAGGAAGGACCCACAGGGAGCCAGGGAGCCAGAAGGTTCTTTGCTGCCCAGCCCACCACCGTCCCAGGAGCGAGAGCCCCCCTCGTCCTCCATGCCCTTTGCCGAGTTTCCCCCGGAAGGTTGCTTGGCAAGTCCAGCAGCGGCACCTGAAGATGGTCCTCAGACTCAGTCTCCCAGGAGGGAACCTGCCCCAAATGCCCCAGGAGACATCGCGGCAGCATTTCCCGCTGAGAGGGACAGCTCTACTCCATACCAAGAGATTGCTGCCATCCCCAGtgctggaagagagagagagacaaaggaagAAGGACAGAagtcctccttctccttctccagtGGCATCGACCAGTCACCTGGAATGTCGCCAGTACCCCTCAGAGAGCCAATGAAGGCACCGCTGTGTGGAGAGGGGGACCAGCCTGGTGGTTTTGAGTCCCAAGGGAAAGAGGCTGCAGGTGGCTTTCCCCCTGCAGAGTCCAGGCAGGGGGTGGCTTCTGTGCAAGTGGCCCCTGAGGCCCCTGCTGCAGCCCAGCAGGGGACAGAAAGCTCAGCGGTCTTGGAGAAGTCCCCACTAAAACCCATGGCCCCGATCCCACAAGATCCAGCCCCAAGAGCCTCAGACAGAGAAAAAGGCCAAGGGGAGGTGCCGCCTCAGTATTTTACAGATGACTTGGAATTCCTCAGGGCCTGCCATCTCCCTAGGAGCAATTCAGGGGCTGCCCCAGAAGCAGAAGTGAATGCCGCTTCCCAGGAGAGCTGCCAGCAGCCAGTGGGAGCATATCTGCCACACGCGGAGCTGCCCTGGGGCTTGCCAAGTCCTGCCCTGGTGCCAGAGGCTGGGGGCTCTGGGAAGGAGGCTCTGGACACCAGTGATGTTCAGGGTCACCCACAGACAGGGATGCGAGGAACCGAGCCCAATCAAGTTGTCTGTGTGGCAGCAGGCGGCCAGCCCGAAGGGGGTTTGCTTGTGAGCCCTGAACCTTCCCTGCTCACTCCGACTGAGGAAGCACATCCAGCTTCAAGCCTCACTTCATTCCCAGCTGCTCAGATTCCTATTGCTGTAGAAGAACCCAGATCATCATCCAGGGAATCAGTTTCCAAAGCTGGGATGCCAGTTTCTGCAGATGCAGCCAAAGAGGTGGTGGATGCTGGGTTGGTGGGACTGGAGAGGCAGGTGTCAGATCTTGGAAGCAAGGGAGAGCATCCAGAAGGGGACCCTGGAGAGGTTCCTGCCCCATCACCCCAGGAGAGGGGAGAGCACTCGAACACGGAGCAAAGCCATGAGGTCCAACAAGGAGCACCACCCCCTCCTCTTCCCAATGCCCGAAGTGAAAGTGCCAGAGGGCCACTGGGGCCAACGGATGGAGCCAAGGCCCATGAAGATTCCACAAGCCCAGCCGCGGCTAAAGAAGGAAGCAGATCACCTGGTGACAGCcctggaggaaaggaggaagccCCAGAGCCACCTGACGGTGGAGACCGGGGGAACCTGCAAGGAGAGGACTCTCAGGCTTTCAGCAGCAAGCGTGATCCAGAAGTAGGCAAAGATGAGCTTTCAAAGCCAAGCAGTGATGCAGAGAGCAGAGACCATCCCAGCTCACACTCAGCACGGCCACCCAGAAAGGGGGGTGCTGGGCACACGGACGGGCCCCACTCTCAGACAGCAGAGGCTGATGCATCTGGCCTACCACACAAGCTGGGTGAGGAGGACCCCGTCCTGCCCCCTGTGCCAGATGGAGCTGGTGAGCCCACTGTTCCCAAAGGAGCCATCTGGGAGGGGTCAGGATTGCAGCCCAAATGTCCTGACACCCTTCAGAGCAGGGAAGGATTGGGAAGAATGGAGTCTTTCCTGACTTTAGAACCAGAGAAATCAGATTTTCCACCAACTCCTGTTGCAGAGGTTGCACCCAAAGCCCAGGAAGGTGAGAGCACATCGGAAATAAGGAAGATGGGCAGCTGTGATGGGGAGGGCTTGCTGACGTCCCCAGATCAACCCCACGGGCCGGGGTGTGATGTGTCGAGACAGGAATTTCATGCTGGAGTGCCACATCCCCCCCAGGGGGAGAACTTGGCAGCAGACCTGGGGCTCACGGCACTCATCCTGGACCAAGATCAGCAGGGAATCCCATCCTGCCCGGGGGAAGGCTGGATAAGAGGAGCTGCATCCGAGTGGCCCCTACTGTCTTCTGAGAAGCATCTCCAGCCATCCCAGGCACACCCAGAGGCATCCATCTTTGACGTGCTCAAGGAGCAGGCCCAGCCACCTGAAAATGGGAAAGAGACTTCTCCAAGCCATCCAGGTTTTAAGGACCAGGGAGCAGATTCTTCCCAAATCCATGTATCTGTGGAACCTCAGGAAGATAAGAACTTGCCCACTCATGGAGGACAGGAGCAGGCTTTGGGATCAGAACTTCAAAGTCAGCTCCCCAAAGGCACCCTGTCTGATACTCCAACTTCATCTCCCACTGACATGGTTTGGGAGAGTTCTCTGACAGAAGAGTCAGAATTGTCAGCACCAATGAGACAGAAGTTGCCTGCACTAGGGGAGAAGCGGCCAGAGGGAGCATGCGGTGATGGTCAGTCCTCGAGGGTCTCGCCTCCAGCAGCAGATGTCTTAAAAGACTTTTCTCTTGCAGGGAACTTCAGCAGAAAGGAAACTTGCTGCACTGGGCAGGGGCCAAACAAGTCTCAACAGGCGTTGGCTGATGCCTTGGAAGAAGGCAGCCAGCATGAAGAAGCATGTCAAAGGCATCCAGGAGCTTCTGAAGCAGCTGATGGTTGTTCCCCACTCTGGGGCTTGAGTAAGAGGGAGATGGCAAGTGGAAACACAGGGGAGGCCCCACCTTGCCAGCCTGACTCAGTAGCTCTCCTGGATGCAGTTCCCTGCCTGCCAGCCCTGGCGCCCGCCAGCCCTGGAGTCACACCCACCCAGGATGCCCCAGAGACAGAGGCATGTGATGAAACCCAGGAAGGCAGGCAGCAACCAGTGCCGGCCCCGCAGCAGAAAATGGAGTGCCGGGCCACTTCGGATGCAGAGGCCCCAAAGCTTCTTGCAAGTTTCCCATCAGCTGGGGAGCAAGGTGGTGAAGCCGGGGCTGCTGAGACTGGTGGCAGCGCTGGTgcaggagacccaggaaagcagcAGGCTCCGGAGAAACCTGGAGAAGCTACTTTGAGTTGTGGCGTCCTTCAGACTGAGCACTGCCTTACCTCCGGGGAGGAAGCTTCTACCTCTGCCCTACGTGAGTCCTGCCAAGCTGAGCACCCCATGGCCAGCTGCCAGGATGCCTTGCTGCCAGCCAGAGAGCTGGGTGGGATTCCCAGGAGCACCATGGATTTTTCTACACATCAGGCTGTCCCAGACCCAAAGGAGCTCCTGCTGTCTGGGCCACCAGAAGTGGCTGCTCCTGACACCCCTTACCTGCATGTCGACAGTGCTGCCCAGAAAGGAGCAGAAGACAGTGGAGTGAAAGCTGTTTCCTCTGCAGGCCCCAGAGCTCCTGGCGAAAGCCCCTGTCCTGTAGGGGAGCCCCCGCTTGCCTTGGAAAATGCTGCCTCCTTGAAGCTGTTTGCTGGCTCCCTCGCCCCCCTCTTGCAACCAGGAGCTGCAGGTGGGGAAATCTCTGCAGTGCAAGCCACCAGTGGTAGTCCCAAAGCCAGAACCACTGAGGGACCTGTGGACTCCATGCCATGCCTGGACCGGATGCCACTTCTGGCCGAGGGCAAGCAGGCAACAGGGGAAGAGAAAGCAGCAACAGCTCCAGGTGCAGGTGCCAAGGCCAGCGAGGAGGGCATGGCAGGTGAtgcagcaggagagacagagggcAGCATGGAGAGGATGGGAGAGCCTTCCCAGGACCCAAAGCAGGGCACATCAGGTGGTGTGGACACAAGCTCTGAGCAAATCGCCACCCTCACTGGCTTCCCAGACTTCAGGGAGCACATTGCCAAGATCTTCGAGAAGCCTGTGTTCGGAGCCCTGACCACACCTGGAGAAaaggcaggagctgggaggaGTGCAGTGGGTAAAGACCTCACCAGGCCATTGGGCCCAGAGAAGCTTCTAGATGGGCCTCCAGGAGTGGATGTCGCCCTTCTCCCTGCACCTCCTGCTCGACTCCAGGTGGAGAAGAAGCAACAGTTGGCTGGAGAGGCTGAGATTTCCCATCTGGCTCTGCAGGATCCAGCTTCAGACAAGCTTCTGGGTCCAGCAGGGCTGACCTGGGAGCAGAACTTGCCAGGTGCCGGTGTGGGGAAGGAGATGGCAGGTGTGCCACCCACACTGAGGGAAGACGAGAGGCCAGAGGGGCCTGGGGCAGCCTGGCCAGGCCTGGAAGGCCAGGCTTACTCACAGCTGGAGAGGAGCAGGCAGGAATTAGCTTCAGGTCTTCCTTCAccagcagctactcaggagctccCTGTGGAGAGAGCTGCTGCCTTCCAGGTGGCTCCCCATAGCCATGGAGAAGAGGCCGTGGCCCAAGACAGAATTTCTTCTGGAAAGCAGCACCGGGAAACATCTGCCTGCGACAGTCCACATGGAGAAGATGGTCCCGGGGACTTTGCTCACACAGGGGTTCCAGGACATGTGCCAAGGTCCACCTGTGCCCCTTCTCCCCAGAGGGAGGTTTTGACTGTGCCTGAGGCCAGCAGTGAGCCCTGGACCCTTGACATGCTTGGGGGAGAAAGGAGACCCGGAGTCACTGCTGGCATCTTGGAATATCGAAATGCCCTGGGCAACCAGAGCACCCCTGCACCACCAACTGGAGAAGTGGCAGACACTCCCCTGGAGTCTGGCAAGGTGGCAGGCGCTGCTGGGGAAGCAGAGGGTGACATCACCCTGAGCACAGCTGAGACACAGGCATGTGCGTCCGGTGATCTGCCTGAAGCAGGTACTACGAGGACATTCTCCGTTGTGGCAGGTGACTTGGCGCTGCCAGGAAGCTGTCAGGACCCAGCCTGCTCTGACAAGGCTCCGGGGATGGAGGGTACAGCTGCCCTTCATGGGGAcagcccagccaggccccagCAGGCTAAGGAGCAGCCAGGGCCTGAGCACCCCATTCCAGCTGGGGATGGGAAGGTGTGCGTCTCCTCACCTCCAGAGCCTGACGAAACTTGCGACCCGAAGCTGCAACATTTGGCTCCAGAAGAGCTCCACACTGACAGGTACTTAAATGAAAAAATTCCCACGGGAATGTGTGGTCAGTTTCAAAGGTGATTCCCAGCCTGATTTTTAGAAGTCAGTCGCATAGGTGAGTGGTTTTCTAAAAGCTGAGTTTTCCATATCTAATTGCTAAATGAACCTGCTTACCCCCTCTGGATGTCCTGAGGCTCTGAAAAATGTGAGAACCATGGTTGGAGGCTGGGAGCTGTTGACTATGTTCCTTTTCTTGTGTTCCTTAATTCATCTAACTTAAACCACTGGAAAAGTATCAACTGTTTACTGGCTGGCTGTGTACTATTAAGTGATAGGTTATAGTCAGTCATATATTTTTCTGGAGTCCAGATACATCTGCTTTTGAATCTGGATTTATTTAGGCAGGGGACCCTTTTtcctagggatttttttttttttttgtagtagccACTTAAAACTTTAATTGAGAAATCTGCTTTTTCAATAAGACATGAGGAGAAATGCCTTACTATCTACATTATCCTATCAATTGCTTTCTTTTATTATCCCAGAGAGagccccaggcctggcccatCCATGTTACCTTCGGTTCCTAAGAAGGATGCTCCAAGAGTCATGGATAAAGTCACTTCAGATGAGACCAGAGGTGCGGAAGGAACAGAAAGGTCAGCGAAAGATATTGGTCTTTGGAAGGCCGTGATGCCTTCCTTAGATACAGACGCACTGGATGTTTTGGAAAGGAGAGTAGTCCTTATACAGCATGAGTTCCTACATAAGAAAGAAGCAAATGGCCATTCCCGTTTTATGTACAGGTACAGCAGTACCTGGGATGACTAAAAGCTCCattgttggaaaagggattgaATGAGTTGCTTTCATACTTGAGTTTATtaccttaaatttaaaaagtcagtctgggtgcggtggctcatgcctgtaatcccaacacttcgggaggccgaggcaggaagatcacttgagcccaggagtttgagaccagccacatggtgaaaccccatctttagaaaaaatacaaagattagccgggcacagtggcacgtgtctgtagtcccagttacttgggagtctgagttgggaggatcgatcgtttgagcccaggaggtgaaggttgcagtgagccatgtttgtgccactgcactccaccctgggtgacagagaccctgtctcaaaaaaagaaaataatctttattGAGATGCAGTTCATATACCACATAATTCACtcgtacaattcagtggcttgtAGTATATTCACAGTGTGTAACCATGGCTACAATCAATTTCAGGTTATTTTCATCCCCACAGAAAGAAACCCTACAGCCCCTAGATATCATATCCCAGCCCCCACACCCGCTGCATCATCTCTAGGCACCCATTCATTTAGTTCATTACATCTTGATGCAAATGGGTTCAATGCTGATTTAGTCTCCGAAGCAGGAATGGCTCACCAACAGTGGTCACACTCCAGGAGATCTCGAGATTCAAGGAGGGTAAATGTAACCATGAACAG comes from the Pan troglodytes isolate AG18354 chromosome 8, NHGRI_mPanTro3-v2.0_pri, whole genome shotgun sequence genome and includes:
- the TACC2 gene encoding transforming acidic coiled-coil-containing protein 2 isoform X15, giving the protein MGNENSTSDNQQEDSVLHNVILWPPNPEPPQRTLSAQTPRSAQPPGNSQNIKRKQQDTPGSPDHRDASSIGSVGLGGFCTASESSASLDPCLVSPEVTEPRKDPQGAREPEGSLLPSPPPSQEREPPSSSMPFAEFPPEGCLASPAAAPEDGPQTQSPRREPAPNAPGDIAAAFPAERDSSTPYQEIAAIPSAGRERETKEEGQKSSFSFSSGIDQSPGMSPVPLREPMKAPLCGEGDQPGGFESQGKEAAGGFPPAESRQGVASVQVAPEAPAAAQQGTESSAVLEKSPLKPMAPIPQDPAPRASDREKGQGEVPPQYFTDDLEFLRACHLPRSNSGAAPEAEVNAASQESCQQPVGAYLPHAELPWGLPSPALVPEAGGSGKEALDTSDVQGHPQTGMRGTEPNQVVCVAAGGQPEGGLLVSPEPSLLTPTEEAHPASSLTSFPAAQIPIAVEEPRSSSRESVSKAGMPVSADAAKEVVDAGLVGLERQVSDLGSKGEHPEGDPGEVPAPSPQERGEHSNTEQSHEVQQGAPPPPLPNARSESARGPLGPTDGAKAHEDSTSPAAAKEGSRSPGDSPGGKEEAPEPPDGGDRGNLQGEDSQAFSSKRDPEVGKDELSKPSSDAESRDHPSSHSARPPRKGGAGHTDGPHSQTAEADASGLPHKLGEEDPVLPPVPDGAGEPTVPKGAIWEGSGLQPKCPDTLQSREGLGRMESFLTLEPEKSDFPPTPVAEVAPKAQEGESTSEIRKMGSCDGEGLLTSPDQPHGPGCDVSRQEFHAGVPHPPQGENLAADLGLTALILDQDQQGIPSCPGEGWIRGAASEWPLLSSEKHLQPSQAHPEASIFDVLKEQAQPPENGKETSPSHPGFKDQGADSSQIHVSVEPQEDKNLPTHGGQEQALGSELQSQLPKGTLSDTPTSSPTDMVWESSLTEESELSAPMRQKLPALGEKRPEGACGDGQSSRVSPPAADVLKDFSLAGNFSRKETCCTGQGPNKSQQALADALEEGSQHEEACQRHPGASEAADGCSPLWGLSKREMASGNTGEAPPCQPDSVALLDAVPCLPALAPASPGVTPTQDAPETEACDETQEGRQQPVPAPQQKMECRATSDAEAPKLLASFPSAGEQGGEAGAAETGGSAGAGDPGKQQAPEKPGEATLSCGVLQTEHCLTSGEEASTSALRESCQAEHPMASCQDALLPARELGGIPRSTMDFSTHQAVPDPKELLLSGPPEVAAPDTPYLHVDSAAQKGAEDSGVKAVSSAGPRAPGESPCPVGEPPLALENAASLKLFAGSLAPLLQPGAAGGEISAVQATSGSPKARTTEGPVDSMPCLDRMPLLAEGKQATGEEKAATAPGAGAKASEEGMAGDAAGETEGSMERMGEPSQDPKQGTSGGVDTSSEQIATLTGFPDFREHIAKIFEKPVFGALTTPGEKAGAGRSAVGKDLTRPLGPEKLLDGPPGVDVALLPAPPARLQVEKKQQLAGEAEISHLALQDPASDKLLGPAGLTWEQNLPGAGVGKEMAGVPPTLREDERPEGPGAAWPGLEGQAYSQLERSRQELASGLPSPAATQELPVERAAAFQVAPHSHGEEAVAQDRISSGKQHRETSACDSPHGEDGPGDFAHTGVPGHVPRSTCAPSPQREVLTVPEASSEPWTLDMLGGERRPGVTAGILEYRNALGNQSTPAPPTGEVADTPLESGKVAGAAGEAEGDITLSTAETQACASGDLPEAGTTRTFSVVAGDLALPGSCQDPACSDKAPGMEGTAALHGDSPARPQQAKEQPGPEHPIPAGDGKVCVSSPPEPDETCDPKLQHLAPEELHTDRESPRPGPSMLPSVPKKDAPRVMDKVTSDETRGAEGTESSPVADDVIQPAAPADLESPSLAASSYHGDVVGQVSTDLIAQRSSDSEEAFETPESTTPVKAPPAPPPPPPEVIPEPEVSAQPPPEEPGCGSETVPVPDGPRSDSVEGSPFRPPSHSFSAVFDEDKPIASSGTYNLDFDNIELVDTFQTLEPRASDAKNQEGKVNTRRKSTDSVPISKSTLSRSLSLQASDFDGASSSGNPEAVALAPDAYSTGSSSASSTLKRTKKPRPPSLKKKQTTKKPTETPPVKETQQEPDEESLVPSGENLASETKTESAKTEGPGPALLEETPLEPAAGPKAACPLDSESAEGAVPPASGGGRVQNSPPVGRKTLPLTTAPEAGEVTPSDSGGQEDSPAKGLSVRLEFDYSEDKSSWDNQQENPPPTKKIGKKPVAKMPLRRPKMKKTPEKLDNTPASPPRSPAEPNDIPIAKGTYTFDIDKWDDPNFNPFSSTSKMQESPKLPQQSYNFDPDTCDESVDPFKTSSKTPSSPSKSPASFEIPASAMEANGVDGDGLNKPAKKKKTPLKTDTFRVKKSPKRSPLSDPPSQDPTPAATPETPPVISAVVHATDEEKLAVTNQKWTCMTVDLESDKQDYPQPSDLSTFVNETKFSSPTEELDYRNSYEIEYMEKIGSSLPQDDDAPKKQALYLMFDTSQESPVKSSPVRMSESPTPCSGSSFEETEALVNTAAKNQHPVPRGLAPNQESHLQVPEKSSQKELEAMGLGTPSEAIEIREAAHPTDVSISKTALYSRIGTAEVEKPAGLLFQQPDLDSALQIARAEIITKEREVSEWKDKYEESRREVMEMRKIVAEYEKTIAQMIEDEQREKSVSHQTVQQLVLEKEQALADLNSVEKSLADLFRRYEKMKEVLEGFRKNEEVLKRCAQEYLSRVKKEEQRYQALKVHAEEKLDRANAEIAQVRGKAQQEQAAHQASLRKEQLRVDALERTLEQKNKEIEELTKICDELIAKMGKS